In Chroicocephalus ridibundus chromosome 4, bChrRid1.1, whole genome shotgun sequence, one genomic interval encodes:
- the INS gene encoding insulin, whose amino-acid sequence MGISLPTKQSSSLTANFPPSLAATSLGLTLITMALWIRSLPLLALLALSGPGTSHAAANQHLCGSHLVEALYLVCGERGFFYSPKARRDIEQPLVSGPLHGEVGELPFQQEEFEKVKRGIVEQCCHNTCSLYQLENYCN is encoded by the exons ATGGGGATATCACTACCAACCAAACAGTCTTCATCTCTCACAGCAAATTTCCCTCCGTCTCTTGCTGCCACTTCTTTGG GCCTCACCCTGATCACCATGGCTCTCTGGATCCGATCGCTGCCTCTCCTGGCCCTTCTCGCTCTTTCTGGCCCCGGGACCAGCCACGCGGCTGCCAACCAGCACCTCTGTGGCTCGCACTTGGTGGAGGCTCTCTACCTGGTGTGTGGAGAGCGGGGTTTCTTCTACTCCCCCAAAGCCCGACGGGACATTGAGCAGCCTCTAG TGAGCGGTCCCTTGCATGGTGAGGTAGGAGAGCTGCCCTTCCAGCAGGAGGAGTTTGAGAAGGTGAAGCGAGGGATCGTTGAGCAATGCTGCCACAACACCTGCTCCCTCTACCAACTGGAGAACTACTGCAACTAG